A genomic stretch from Spongiibacter nanhainus includes:
- a CDS encoding HIT family protein: MSSIFSKIIAGELPGHFVWQDDHAVAIMTIEPIVPGHLLVIPRQEVDHWDDLSESLSNHLMTVSKRLAKALKQVYQCKRVSLQIVGLEVPHVHLHLVPVNDMTDCFFGNAKGASAEQLAAEATRIREALA; encoded by the coding sequence GTGAGCAGTATTTTTAGCAAAATCATCGCCGGTGAATTGCCCGGTCATTTTGTCTGGCAAGACGACCACGCCGTCGCCATTATGACTATCGAGCCCATTGTGCCGGGCCACCTGTTGGTGATCCCCCGGCAGGAAGTCGATCACTGGGACGATCTTTCTGAATCCCTGAGCAATCACCTGATGACGGTATCCAAACGCCTTGCCAAGGCCCTAAAACAGGTCTACCAATGCAAGCGCGTTAGCCTACAGATCGTCGGTCTGGAGGTGCCCCATGTCCATCTGCACTTGGTTCCTGTCAATGACATGACCGACTGCTTCTTTGGCAATGCCAAAGGCGCCAGTGCCGAGCAGTTGGCGGCGGAAGCGACCCGCATACGGGAAGCCCTCGCCTAA
- a CDS encoding AbgT family transporter gives MTAPDHPIKPVSHRWLDRVEKLGNRLPHPVTLFILFALAVVFISALCGAMGVAATHPTTDEVLTARSLLSAEGARWMLSSAVSNFIHFAPVGPVVVAIMGIAVAEHSGLLACLLSSLARRAPPRLLSTAIIFTGILSSIGFDSGYVVLIPLAALIFKAAGRSPLAGIAAAFAGVSGGYSANLVLGPVDAILAGISTEALQLVSSDEVLASANYFFIIVSTLFISAIGAWVNDHWVEPRLAKPASSEPLTEEQDAPTASADSQRRALRWVGVFTLVYVVALLWLVLPQDGLLRNPDPNGLTALPLLKGIVVFIALYAAIAGALFGYLSGRYQRSNQWIEGMESGVASLATYLVLMFFAAQFVNYFAWSGLGAIAAISGAQWLAQFDLSTTSLLLTFVLTSAAINLLIGSASAKWALMAPIFVPMLYVLGVSPEAVQMAYRIGDSSTNIITPLMPYFGVVVAFVQRHEPSAGLGTLVALMLPYSLTFLLSWSLLLAVWIGFGLPLGY, from the coding sequence GTGACTGCCCCGGACCACCCCATCAAACCCGTCAGCCACCGCTGGCTCGACCGCGTTGAAAAGCTGGGCAACCGCCTTCCCCACCCGGTCACGCTGTTTATTTTATTTGCCCTGGCGGTGGTTTTTATCTCGGCCCTTTGCGGTGCCATGGGCGTCGCCGCCACCCATCCAACCACCGACGAGGTCCTTACCGCACGCTCACTGCTTTCTGCCGAGGGCGCACGCTGGATGCTCAGCAGTGCCGTCAGCAATTTTATTCACTTCGCGCCGGTGGGTCCGGTGGTAGTGGCCATTATGGGCATTGCGGTGGCCGAACATTCCGGCTTGCTTGCCTGCCTGCTGAGCTCTCTTGCGCGACGGGCACCACCGCGCTTGCTGAGTACCGCCATCATTTTTACCGGCATACTCTCCAGCATCGGCTTTGATTCCGGCTATGTGGTACTGATCCCTCTGGCGGCACTGATCTTTAAAGCGGCCGGCCGCTCCCCCCTGGCCGGCATTGCCGCCGCTTTTGCCGGCGTTTCCGGCGGTTACAGCGCCAACCTGGTACTGGGTCCCGTGGATGCCATCCTTGCAGGCATCAGCACTGAGGCTCTGCAATTGGTCTCCAGCGATGAGGTACTGGCCTCCGCCAACTACTTTTTTATTATTGTTTCGACCCTTTTTATCAGCGCGATAGGCGCCTGGGTGAACGACCACTGGGTAGAACCCAGGCTGGCGAAACCTGCGTCTTCGGAGCCATTGACCGAAGAACAGGATGCGCCGACAGCCAGCGCCGATAGCCAGCGGCGGGCATTGCGCTGGGTTGGTGTATTTACCTTGGTGTATGTTGTTGCCCTGCTGTGGTTGGTGCTGCCCCAGGATGGCTTACTGCGCAATCCCGACCCCAACGGTCTCACTGCGCTGCCACTACTAAAAGGGATAGTGGTTTTTATCGCTCTGTATGCCGCTATTGCCGGCGCCCTGTTCGGTTATCTCAGCGGTCGCTACCAGCGCTCAAACCAGTGGATAGAAGGGATGGAAAGCGGCGTGGCCAGCCTGGCCACCTATCTGGTGCTCATGTTTTTCGCCGCCCAGTTTGTTAATTACTTTGCCTGGTCCGGTTTGGGCGCCATTGCCGCTATAAGCGGGGCCCAGTGGTTGGCGCAGTTCGATCTCTCCACCACCAGCCTATTGCTAACCTTTGTCCTGACCAGTGCGGCGATCAATCTGTTGATTGGCAGTGCCTCGGCCAAGTGGGCGCTTATGGCACCCATCTTTGTCCCTATGCTCTATGTATTGGGGGTTTCACCAGAGGCGGTGCAGATGGCGTATCGGATTGGGGATTCCAGTACCAATATCATTACGCCACTGATGCCCTATTTCGGGGTGGTGGTTGCTTTTGTACAGCGCCACGAACCCAGCGCCGGCCTCGGCACGCTGGTGGCACTGATGCTGCCCTACTCGCTCACCTTTTTGCTCAGTTGGTCACTGCTGCTTGCGGTGTGGATTGGCTTTGGCCTGCCATTAGGGTACTGA
- a CDS encoding glucose 1-dehydrogenase — MSRLKNKIAIITGAAQGMGAATARRFIEEGATVVIADILDDKGESLAASLGERAHYQHCDVRREADWQAIVSYAESLGGLNVLVNNAGILHVGAIADTDGEAYMKVVSINQLGCYLGIRAAMPAMKKAGGGSIINISSIDGLQAKNGLSAYVSTKWALRGLSKSAAIELGPYNIRVNTVHPGGIFTAMHNVDQQEGGSHSAPSDADNAFYSHHPLPRVGLPEEVANMSLFLASDESSYSTGSEFIVDGGWNAGMRLDLLPTS, encoded by the coding sequence ATGTCACGTCTAAAGAATAAAATAGCGATAATAACCGGTGCCGCACAAGGTATGGGGGCCGCCACAGCAAGACGCTTTATCGAGGAGGGTGCAACGGTTGTCATCGCCGACATACTCGACGACAAAGGTGAATCACTAGCTGCGTCGCTGGGGGAGCGAGCCCACTACCAGCACTGTGACGTGCGTCGGGAAGCCGACTGGCAAGCGATAGTGAGTTACGCCGAAAGCCTGGGCGGGTTGAACGTGTTGGTAAACAACGCCGGAATTCTCCACGTTGGCGCCATCGCCGACACCGACGGCGAGGCTTATATGAAGGTAGTGAGCATCAACCAGCTTGGCTGCTACCTGGGTATTCGGGCCGCCATGCCCGCTATGAAAAAGGCCGGTGGTGGATCTATTATCAACATCTCTTCCATTGATGGGCTGCAGGCCAAAAACGGCTTGTCCGCCTATGTCTCAACCAAGTGGGCACTGCGGGGATTGAGTAAATCCGCCGCCATTGAACTTGGGCCCTATAATATTCGCGTTAACACCGTACATCCGGGCGGTATATTCACCGCCATGCACAATGTCGACCAGCAAGAAGGCGGCAGCCACAGCGCCCCCAGCGACGCCGACAACGCCTTCTACAGCCACCACCCCCTGCCCCGGGTGGGCTTGCCTGAGGAAGTTGCCAATATGTCGCTGTTTTTGGCTTCCGACGAAAGCAGCTACTCCACTGGCTCGGAGTTTATCGTCGACGGCGGCTGGAACGCCGGTATGCGTCTGGACCTGCTGCCGACATCCTGA
- a CDS encoding FimV family protein — protein sequence MSKFHSPLSYAVLAAAITSASTAFSLGLGDASISSTLGQPLEARIPITQLAGLSDNQLVVKVDAVWDDVTGTAMGGVDPRQLLLETAIDSNDTGVLRLRTRQPLTEPYLSFVVTVRWPDGVISREYTLLLDLPGSGAPSSTAAFEGGNRNFSTEVTSRVEAQSPPSNPAPESALANSRAPSLSSSRSPQSGDTRAQNGRYITRRGDSLWSIAAERRSSLGGTIKQRMAKIYASNPQAFVGGDPALLKEQVALDVSAETLRSASSELPEPETEVASSARVSQPAPEPQAPRGGPDGAGENKLNAIRREISQVTEAMAEMSGKLEDLQRQLQVLSEQQGSADPDDRVDVNPPLEADGGELVPKADPAPGQPSSDSQPSSDEQAGALAVQGEQNTDTPSVGEPGENEQIAAVSQSPDTRSLPLVDVAAPASADSPTTANTDDGFSLDREETAAMPALANSTASNYAWLRWLALPVLVIVALLWWRQRRGDKDPVPAALAEQRSEGEAEWMVSAPRARPRAPASEEFGDLFSELAQENRRDLPGTTPQNVRSAIDAQHTAAQTPAVPKTQSETPELPRRSAFAPDDFADTSTAAGEESVFADLESGLSDLEFDDIDLNQQSADRPLVDDTKSVGERAAACMALEDYNGAREILEAALQHSNDVGLQLQLLDVYAVQAEAAEFEALALQMEFAGADENTLAEIQLIRDKLNGAVDNGDYNGHSA from the coding sequence ATGAGCAAGTTCCACTCCCCCCTCAGCTACGCGGTGCTCGCCGCTGCGATCACATCGGCCAGTACGGCCTTTTCCCTTGGCTTGGGAGACGCTTCAATCAGCTCTACATTGGGCCAGCCTCTGGAGGCCCGTATCCCGATTACTCAACTTGCCGGCCTTTCCGATAACCAATTGGTTGTAAAGGTGGATGCGGTTTGGGATGACGTGACGGGTACAGCAATGGGAGGGGTGGACCCCCGTCAGCTTTTACTGGAAACGGCGATAGATAGTAACGACACCGGGGTATTGCGCTTGCGGACTCGCCAACCGCTGACGGAGCCCTACCTCAGCTTTGTGGTGACCGTGCGCTGGCCTGATGGGGTCATTTCCCGTGAATACACCTTGTTACTGGATTTACCAGGCAGCGGAGCACCTTCATCTACAGCAGCTTTCGAAGGCGGCAATCGCAATTTTTCCACTGAGGTGACCAGCAGAGTAGAGGCCCAATCGCCGCCCAGCAATCCGGCCCCCGAGAGCGCGCTTGCTAATTCGCGTGCTCCGTCTTTGTCTTCAAGCCGATCACCGCAAAGTGGCGACACAAGAGCTCAAAACGGACGCTACATAACACGCCGGGGGGACAGTCTATGGTCTATCGCCGCCGAGCGGCGTTCCTCCCTTGGCGGGACTATCAAGCAGCGCATGGCGAAAATATACGCCAGCAACCCCCAGGCCTTTGTCGGTGGTGACCCGGCCCTTCTCAAAGAGCAAGTGGCATTGGATGTTAGCGCCGAGACCCTTCGCAGCGCTTCCTCAGAGCTGCCGGAGCCTGAAACAGAGGTGGCCAGCAGTGCTCGAGTCTCGCAGCCCGCGCCTGAGCCACAAGCTCCACGTGGCGGCCCTGACGGTGCCGGTGAAAATAAACTGAATGCAATCCGCCGGGAGATATCGCAAGTTACAGAGGCGATGGCGGAGATGTCCGGAAAGTTGGAGGATTTGCAGCGCCAATTGCAAGTGCTGAGTGAACAGCAAGGTAGTGCCGACCCCGATGACCGTGTCGATGTGAATCCCCCGCTTGAGGCCGATGGGGGCGAGCTAGTGCCGAAGGCCGACCCCGCCCCGGGGCAGCCCAGCAGCGACAGCCAGCCCAGCAGCGATGAACAAGCGGGCGCCTTAGCGGTGCAGGGCGAGCAAAATACAGACACACCCTCTGTTGGCGAGCCCGGCGAGAATGAACAAATCGCCGCGGTTTCTCAGAGCCCCGATACACGCTCCCTGCCGCTTGTCGACGTCGCCGCCCCGGCCAGTGCCGATAGCCCAACGACTGCCAATACCGACGACGGGTTTAGCCTGGACAGGGAAGAGACAGCAGCTATGCCGGCTCTGGCGAACAGCACCGCATCCAACTATGCCTGGCTGCGATGGCTGGCTTTACCGGTATTGGTGATAGTGGCGCTGCTGTGGTGGCGTCAACGACGCGGCGACAAAGACCCGGTGCCAGCGGCACTGGCAGAACAGCGCAGCGAAGGAGAGGCAGAATGGATGGTCTCCGCGCCCCGGGCCCGCCCCAGGGCGCCTGCCTCAGAAGAGTTTGGTGACCTGTTTAGCGAACTGGCTCAGGAGAATCGTCGAGATCTCCCGGGGACGACCCCACAAAATGTTCGCAGCGCCATAGATGCTCAGCATACTGCTGCGCAAACACCGGCCGTGCCTAAAACCCAAAGCGAGACGCCTGAGTTGCCACGCCGCAGCGCGTTTGCCCCAGATGACTTTGCCGATACCTCTACTGCAGCGGGAGAGGAGTCCGTATTTGCCGACCTAGAAAGCGGCCTGTCAGACCTGGAGTTTGATGATATCGACCTCAATCAACAGAGTGCCGATAGGCCCCTGGTGGACGATACCAAGTCGGTTGGCGAGCGAGCCGCAGCCTGTATGGCACTGGAAGATTACAACGGTGCACGGGAAATTTTGGAAGCGGCCCTGCAACACTCCAATGACGTGGGACTGCAGCTACAACTGCTGGATGTGTATGCCGTCCAGGCCGAAGCGGCGGAATTTGAGGCACTGGCCTTACAGATGGAGTTTGCCGGTGCCGATGAAAACACCCTGGCAGAGATACAGTTGATCCGCGACAAGCTCAATGGTGCGGTGGATAACGGCGATTACAACGGGCATTCCGCATAG
- a CDS encoding MFS transporter, producing the protein MSEVAPPQSSSWKTILSLYLAMMAVGTGQTVVFAVLPMLGREMSLHTLTFTLPFTGLVIRPGEMAITSLSALTALVFFLFAPLWGRISDRRGRKPIIIVGLTGYALGTLLFNGVAYLGLVGALGGASLYILLIVTRAAHAALMSAAHPASSAYMVEITPVHERTKGMARLQAFNQLGSMVGPALAWFVNISFLAPLYIQATLMAVLALLVHRTLPALPVTKPKDGVASKLSFFDRRFRFYLFVGFTVFSMLGMVQQTLGFYFQDLLNLDSVKAAQLFSYSMVVSAAAMLVAQFVIVQRFNGPPETLLKAGLPFGLVGYLILANAASLPLLLAGMSLFGFGMGLTAPSYFAAASLTVDAHEQGGLAGLIGAAAGLGFVTGPLVGGFLYQLSPSYPYWCAAATMSILIVVVYLHRRPIAGSE; encoded by the coding sequence GTGTCTGAAGTTGCCCCACCGCAAAGCTCATCGTGGAAAACCATCCTGTCGCTATACCTGGCGATGATGGCGGTGGGGACGGGGCAAACTGTCGTTTTTGCCGTATTGCCCATGCTGGGGCGGGAGATGTCCCTGCATACACTGACGTTCACACTGCCTTTTACCGGCCTTGTCATTCGTCCCGGCGAGATGGCAATCACTTCACTGTCGGCGCTCACAGCATTGGTGTTTTTCCTGTTTGCCCCTCTGTGGGGGCGCATCAGTGATCGGCGCGGCCGCAAGCCCATTATTATCGTTGGTTTGACAGGTTATGCCCTCGGCACGCTGTTGTTTAACGGTGTGGCCTATCTAGGGCTGGTTGGTGCTCTCGGTGGGGCGAGTCTGTATATCTTGCTGATCGTGACCCGGGCGGCCCACGCCGCATTGATGTCGGCCGCTCACCCGGCGTCCTCGGCGTATATGGTTGAGATCACGCCGGTCCACGAACGGACCAAAGGCATGGCGCGTCTGCAGGCCTTTAATCAGCTGGGCAGTATGGTGGGGCCGGCGTTGGCGTGGTTCGTCAATATCAGTTTTCTGGCGCCGCTGTATATACAGGCTACTTTGATGGCAGTGCTGGCGTTGTTGGTTCATCGTACTTTGCCGGCTCTCCCGGTGACCAAGCCCAAGGACGGTGTGGCGTCCAAATTGTCGTTTTTTGATCGTCGCTTTCGTTTTTACCTGTTTGTGGGTTTCACCGTATTTAGCATGTTGGGGATGGTCCAGCAGACCCTGGGTTTTTATTTTCAGGACCTGCTGAACCTGGATAGCGTGAAAGCGGCCCAGTTGTTTTCATACTCTATGGTGGTCTCTGCGGCGGCGATGCTGGTTGCGCAATTTGTTATTGTGCAGCGTTTCAATGGCCCACCGGAGACCCTCCTTAAAGCGGGACTTCCCTTTGGTCTGGTCGGGTATTTGATCCTCGCCAATGCGGCCTCTTTGCCCCTGTTGTTGGCAGGCATGTCTCTATTTGGGTTTGGAATGGGGCTAACTGCGCCATCGTATTTTGCAGCCGCGAGCCTCACTGTAGACGCCCATGAGCAGGGTGGACTGGCTGGTTTAATTGGTGCGGCTGCCGGTTTGGGTTTTGTCACCGGGCCGCTAGTGGGGGGCTTTTTATACCAGTTATCTCCCAGCTATCCATACTGGTGTGCAGCTGCGACGATGTCGATTCTGATCGTGGTGGTGTATCTACACCGCCGCCCCATCGCAGGTAGTGAATAG
- a CDS encoding DUF2288 domain-containing protein: MTQAPSELDIKLNRETARIPWRELQRFYAQGAVIAVGQNMDLIHVAKAFAEDDSPWIAALLEAGDVARVEESQASQWFDEDREVWAVVVAPWVLVQSERAK; the protein is encoded by the coding sequence GTGACTCAAGCCCCCTCTGAACTGGATATTAAACTCAACCGCGAAACCGCCAGAATTCCCTGGCGGGAGCTGCAGCGCTTTTATGCCCAAGGGGCAGTGATTGCGGTGGGGCAAAACATGGATCTGATCCACGTTGCCAAAGCCTTTGCTGAAGACGACAGCCCTTGGATAGCCGCTCTGCTGGAAGCGGGCGATGTCGCCAGAGTCGAGGAATCACAGGCGAGCCAGTGGTTTGACGAGGACCGGGAAGTCTGGGCGGTTGTTGTTGCCCCCTGGGTCTTAGTTCAAAGTGAACGCGCTAAGTAA
- a CDS encoding tRNA(Met) cytidine acetyltransferase TmcA: protein MNADVGAWFAQLQRRGAISGCRGLLLISGDRDWCYQQLHALIAATERAEENVAILSNHALAGIPPAPAKTLLGQERSLIVADAWTSLSFDDWLAAAGTLRAGGLFCLLCPPPAVWPAAFLSLAKDRGYRLQAPNFISRFIAVAQQLKEALWWQQGSELPPCPEFSGHWQPTLPSTGQQQAIAAIERVVNGRAWRPLVIRSDRGRGKTAALGIAAAQLLLAGRCRRIVLCAARADAVTTAFKHAAAAAGVEEPSSPTLRLNGAELCFCSVQDLMDGAVQCDLLMVDEAAMLPVSLLHDCLQRYPRLVYATTVHGYEGSGRGFDIRFTSILEAERPQWRRQYLTEPLRWSAEDPLEAALNRLFLLDADSGVAEPEGGMSVQAVSPQALLEDENRLRAVFGLLVEAHYRTRPQDLQYLLDLPGRLFIAESNGRVIGVCHVLLEGGMSPALAEAISCARRRPRGHLVAQGLTNQWGEPRFVQQQSWRINRIAVAAGHRRRGVGRALLKRVDASAQKAQVAFLSSSFGAEAGLLDFWRHCEFLPVSLGHRRDSASGEYSAIVVRAIAAELDAEFLQYRDQFCRDSPLQLLDKKSLRVDVLERLLLSEAVSESASQQAMPPYALLPGDPQVVRRYLDGEVSQLDALPALWRLCSRLPLQTLQWPQLEREAGLRRVLLGHSWGEISQALGLDGRAEVESVSQRFFARLLAVVSNSDDQPN, encoded by the coding sequence ATGAATGCAGACGTAGGGGCGTGGTTTGCTCAGCTGCAGCGCCGCGGTGCCATCAGCGGTTGCCGGGGATTGCTGCTAATAAGTGGTGACCGGGATTGGTGCTACCAGCAGCTGCATGCTCTGATTGCTGCCACCGAGCGGGCTGAAGAAAACGTCGCGATACTCTCCAACCACGCATTGGCCGGCATCCCTCCTGCGCCGGCCAAGACCCTGCTGGGCCAGGAGCGTTCGCTGATTGTTGCCGATGCCTGGACCAGCCTTTCCTTTGATGATTGGTTGGCCGCGGCAGGAACGCTCCGGGCCGGTGGGCTTTTCTGCCTGCTTTGCCCGCCGCCGGCTGTCTGGCCGGCTGCCTTTCTCTCTTTGGCAAAGGATCGGGGCTACCGTCTGCAAGCGCCCAACTTTATCTCCCGCTTTATTGCCGTGGCGCAACAATTAAAAGAGGCACTGTGGTGGCAGCAGGGGAGTGAACTGCCACCCTGTCCGGAGTTTTCCGGCCACTGGCAACCTACGCTACCCAGCACCGGGCAACAACAGGCAATCGCCGCCATTGAGCGAGTGGTAAATGGACGCGCCTGGCGCCCCTTGGTAATTCGCTCGGACCGGGGCAGAGGGAAAACCGCCGCCCTGGGTATTGCCGCTGCCCAGTTGCTGCTGGCGGGCCGTTGCCGACGTATTGTTCTGTGTGCGGCTCGGGCGGATGCGGTAACTACGGCATTTAAACACGCCGCAGCGGCGGCAGGGGTCGAGGAGCCGAGTAGCCCGACCTTGAGGCTGAACGGCGCCGAGCTATGTTTTTGTTCTGTGCAGGATCTTATGGACGGTGCAGTGCAGTGCGATTTACTAATGGTGGATGAGGCGGCGATGCTGCCGGTGTCTTTGTTGCACGATTGTCTGCAACGCTATCCGCGTCTGGTGTATGCCACAACGGTTCACGGCTATGAGGGCAGCGGGCGTGGCTTTGACATTCGCTTTACATCGATTCTGGAGGCCGAGCGGCCCCAGTGGCGTCGCCAGTATTTGACCGAACCCCTGCGGTGGTCGGCGGAGGACCCACTGGAAGCGGCCCTTAATCGCCTGTTTCTGCTAGACGCCGACAGTGGGGTGGCTGAGCCCGAGGGCGGGATGAGCGTACAGGCGGTGTCGCCCCAGGCCTTGCTGGAAGATGAAAACCGTTTGCGGGCAGTGTTTGGTCTCCTGGTGGAGGCCCACTATCGGACCCGGCCTCAGGACTTGCAGTATTTGCTGGATCTGCCCGGTCGGCTGTTTATTGCCGAGAGCAACGGCAGGGTTATCGGTGTATGCCACGTGCTGTTGGAAGGGGGGATGTCGCCGGCATTAGCAGAAGCGATTAGCTGCGCCCGTCGCCGTCCCCGGGGCCACCTGGTGGCCCAAGGGCTGACTAACCAGTGGGGTGAGCCGCGCTTTGTGCAGCAGCAAAGTTGGAGAATCAACCGCATTGCCGTTGCCGCCGGTCATCGGCGGCGGGGCGTGGGGCGGGCCTTGTTGAAGCGGGTCGACGCGTCTGCTCAAAAAGCGCAGGTGGCCTTTCTTTCCTCGAGCTTTGGGGCGGAGGCAGGGCTATTGGACTTCTGGCGCCACTGTGAGTTTTTGCCGGTGAGCTTGGGGCATCGACGGGACAGTGCCAGCGGTGAATATTCCGCTATTGTGGTGCGTGCTATCGCTGCGGAGCTGGACGCAGAGTTTCTACAGTATCGCGATCAGTTCTGCCGAGACTCACCCCTACAGTTGCTAGATAAAAAATCACTGCGCGTCGATGTGTTGGAGCGACTGTTGCTGTCGGAGGCGGTATCAGAATCAGCATCGCAACAGGCCATGCCGCCATATGCATTGCTACCCGGCGACCCGCAGGTGGTGCGGCGCTATCTCGACGGCGAAGTGAGCCAGCTAGATGCGCTACCCGCGTTGTGGCGACTGTGTTCCCGCTTGCCGCTGCAAACACTGCAATGGCCGCAGCTCGAGCGAGAGGCGGGCTTGCGCCGGGTCTTGTTGGGCCATTCCTGGGGCGAGATTTCACAGGCATTGGGCTTGGACGGTCGCGCTGAGGTGGAGTCGGTGTCACAGCGCTTTTTTGCTAGACTGCTAGCTGTTGTTTCAAATTCTGACGATCAGCCAAACTAG
- a CDS encoding type II citrate synthase, producing MPEIKRPVKPIEVNYVCDQCGHGMMKSVAAMDPDTGVVPHKCMICGVERDFKWVSYPKIDYIGIDETPH from the coding sequence ATGCCCGAGATAAAACGTCCGGTCAAACCCATTGAGGTCAACTACGTATGCGACCAATGTGGCCACGGTATGATGAAAAGTGTCGCCGCCATGGACCCCGATACGGGTGTTGTGCCCCACAAATGCATGATCTGCGGGGTCGAGCGTGATTTTAAATGGGTGTCATACCCAAAGATTGACTACATCGGTATCGACGAGACGCCGCACTAG
- a CDS encoding DUF2789 domain-containing protein, with the protein MDFGEHSMNRLFQQLGLPDSDKDVESFIIRHRPIPRDLELHEASFWTKSQASFLKQALDEDADWAEIVDELDARLRH; encoded by the coding sequence ATGGATTTTGGCGAGCACAGCATGAACCGACTTTTTCAACAATTGGGGCTGCCCGATAGCGATAAAGACGTGGAAAGCTTCATCATCCGCCACCGGCCCATCCCCAGGGACTTGGAATTGCACGAAGCGAGTTTTTGGACTAAGTCCCAAGCCAGCTTTCTCAAACAGGCCTTGGACGAAGACGCGGACTGGGCGGAGATCGTCGACGAACTGGATGCCCGCTTGAGGCACTAG
- a CDS encoding CinA family nicotinamide mononucleotide deamidase-related protein: protein MKLNVLTTGNELMAGDIIDSNSAMMAEIFEPLGWRIHKKVTVGDDLPLLCQEIDQLCADGDVLLINGGLGPTVDDLTAEAMAQVCERPIQEHPEALSHLQTWCQQRNQSLSKANLKQTRLPADCAIIANGRGSAVGIRMEHRGCLMLATPGVPSELKQMLSEEIVPLLRGRFVSDHIRTLRLGVFGLGESTVQERLSDAIPDWPADIELGFRASMPVLEVKLTARGEHLGDKLSQCRRQVEDALCHHVIGELPTSLPGALIEACRQHQLSVCAAESCTGGLIASQLTSVPGASDVFPGGIVSYSNGLKKALLGVSASDLEQAGAVSETVARQMLSGALKACGADIGVAVTGIAGPGGGSPDKPVGTVWIAWGSHSAMQSQRLVFPFERAAFQQWVSALALDLLRRHVVGVDEFPQLMQRFCQPASSD from the coding sequence ATGAAACTGAACGTGTTAACCACCGGCAACGAGTTAATGGCCGGCGATATTATCGATTCCAATTCCGCCATGATGGCGGAAATCTTTGAGCCACTGGGCTGGCGCATCCACAAAAAAGTCACCGTTGGCGACGACTTGCCGCTGCTGTGCCAGGAGATTGATCAGCTCTGCGCCGACGGCGACGTCCTGCTCATCAATGGCGGACTGGGGCCCACCGTCGACGACCTTACTGCAGAAGCGATGGCCCAGGTCTGCGAGCGACCTATACAGGAGCACCCAGAGGCCCTCTCCCACCTCCAGACCTGGTGCCAGCAGCGCAACCAAAGTCTGAGCAAGGCCAATTTAAAGCAGACCCGCCTGCCCGCCGATTGCGCCATCATCGCCAACGGTCGTGGCAGTGCCGTGGGCATCCGCATGGAGCACCGCGGTTGCTTGATGCTAGCCACTCCTGGCGTGCCCAGTGAACTCAAACAGATGCTCAGTGAGGAAATCGTACCGCTATTGCGAGGGCGCTTTGTCTCTGACCATATCCGCACTCTGCGCCTGGGGGTATTCGGCCTGGGTGAATCCACGGTTCAGGAACGCCTCAGCGATGCGATCCCCGATTGGCCCGCCGACATTGAACTGGGCTTCCGGGCATCGATGCCAGTGCTGGAAGTGAAACTCACGGCCCGGGGAGAGCATTTAGGCGACAAGCTAAGCCAGTGCCGCCGACAAGTTGAAGATGCTCTGTGCCACCATGTTATCGGCGAGCTGCCGACATCGCTGCCCGGGGCGCTGATTGAGGCGTGTCGGCAGCACCAGCTATCGGTGTGCGCCGCCGAATCCTGCACCGGCGGCCTGATAGCCTCCCAACTTACCAGCGTCCCCGGCGCTTCCGATGTTTTTCCCGGTGGCATCGTCAGCTACTCCAACGGCCTTAAAAAGGCCCTGTTGGGGGTATCAGCGTCGGATTTGGAGCAGGCCGGCGCCGTCAGTGAAACCGTAGCGCGACAGATGCTATCCGGCGCGTTAAAGGCCTGTGGGGCCGATATCGGCGTGGCGGTAACCGGTATCGCCGGTCCCGGTGGCGGCAGTCCCGACAAGCCTGTAGGCACAGTGTGGATAGCCTGGGGCAGCCACAGTGCCATGCAAAGCCAGCGCTTGGTTTTCCCCTTCGAGCGCGCTGCGTTTCAGCAGTGGGTCAGCGCCCTGGCTCTGGACCTGTTGCGGCGCCACGTTGTTGGCGTGGATGAATTCCCTCAGCTTATGCAGCGTTTTTGCCAGCCGGCTTCCAGTGATTAG
- a CDS encoding SRPBCC family protein encodes MVEAKQQRQFDHPASAVWAVLEEFGNLDWTEGVERIELIGEGVGMIRRLFMPGMDPIDEQLTAVDSEAMWFSYDIPRGIPLPVSNYSAEAKVVALDDNRCEVRWIGRANAEGVSEEEAAAAIVSTYDMLFDWLQAHMDAR; translated from the coding sequence ATGGTAGAAGCGAAACAGCAGCGTCAATTTGATCACCCGGCCAGTGCCGTTTGGGCTGTACTGGAAGAATTCGGTAATTTGGATTGGACCGAGGGCGTGGAGCGCATAGAGCTCATTGGCGAAGGGGTTGGCATGATTCGGCGCTTGTTTATGCCCGGCATGGATCCGATCGATGAACAGCTGACCGCTGTGGACAGCGAGGCGATGTGGTTTTCCTATGATATCCCCCGGGGGATTCCGCTGCCGGTGAGTAACTACTCTGCGGAGGCAAAAGTGGTCGCTCTGGACGACAATCGCTGCGAAGTTCGCTGGATAGGGCGCGCCAATGCCGAGGGCGTCTCAGAGGAGGAGGCAGCCGCCGCTATCGTCAGCACCTACGATATGCTGTTCGACTGGCTGCAGGCCCATATGGACGCGCGCTAA